gatgcccgaagaaggcgtttgagtgtaaggacTCATCGCTCGAAACCGTGTTTCCCGACATGGGAactggtaccctgctttgtgatcttgtgtacccgACAtgatgtcattcccaaattgggactatggttaggagccctgctttgtgatattgtgcactaccatactttattgggtcgagacaccctgctgtgtgatcttatgtgtctttccatcacttatactctaatctcggcggcaaccgaggtttgacagttggtgtaaatgtgatatgtagggtattccacctagctcagctgcattgcattATTGTTGGAAAGTTGATTTTGACCTAAGTAACTATCACCCAAATGCTGAAATTTACATATATGATCTCCAATAAACCCTGTAAGTTTGTTGTTACTCAAGTCGAAGCGCTGAAGGTTACTCAAGTTGCCAATTGATATGGCAATTGATCCGACCAAGTTGTTTCCAGAAAGTATAAGGTCTAATAAACTGCTTAAGTTCCCAAAATCATTT
This region of Capsicum annuum cultivar UCD-10X-F1 unplaced genomic scaffold, UCD10Xv1.1 ctg67321, whole genome shotgun sequence genomic DNA includes:
- the LOC124893933 gene encoding probable inactive receptor kinase At2g26730, which produces MGGFPAVYSHGVYRLQILAATWIGSLAAEHQRQIPHIRGITIVGKLPASTGNLSTPLRTFVAVSCKIQGRIPNDFGNLSSLLDLILSGNNLVGSIAISIGNLSNLQRFDLSNNKLTGFIGDHICKFQHLGDSYLGQNQLSNNNAMQLS